The segment TTATGAGTTACTGAAGAGATCTAAGTTGCGTGACTTGGAATGGTTTGAAGACGTTACATTAACAATAGTTTAAAAtgttgttaattatttttttggctTGCGTTGGTAATATAGTAGTTAGAATCTATTAGGTGGTAGATCTCTGAGTACACATCATCAAAATCCATGACTATCAGAAGAAAAGACCTCGAGCCGATAAATAAAAAAGCTATGTAGTACTAGAAAAAGTGTGTACTGAAATAATATATGAGGTCAAATCggtagttttatttatttatttatttgtctgTTCAGTCATAAGTCAAATCCAATCTGTATTTTCTGACTGATGTTGATACCAAAGCTTCTGAAAAATTTAACATCACTGCAGATAAAGATGAAGGTCGTAGAGTTAGGGGTTACTTGGATCAGAAGGCAAATTAGCGCGTGAGGGGGAGACCTAAAGACTGaaggcctgggcacggatcggatattcgggtttttgaaggtatttgtgatttgcttcgaatgttacggatatctgatttttcgatttgctttgcttcggaaaaatacggatattcggaaaaacggatatccggaaaataaatagatatttgcggatattcgcggatacttacggatctctcatttgttttgattaatacaaataatcttaaaaatttgatacaaatttgttttgtaaaatatattttttgcatgatataaaagataaaaattaaaaaaagcaatgaatcttcatattttgtaaatttttaaacttagttaaaattataataacacaaaacttaaaaaaaaattataattatcgtaaatattttctcttccttttatgtaatacttttatataagtaataatatgaatagaatctatcaaataatatattagaataataattatataattttatacatttaaaactttaaatataatcaaaatatacatgtatttatatattgacggatcggatcggatattcgcttcccaaaattttaatatttgtgatttgcttcgattttgacggatattgaattttagtatttgctttgcttcgaaagcttacggatattcggaattttcgaatcgaatagcaacggataacgaatcgaatcaaatttaacggataaaatgcccagccctcTGAAGGTCGTAGAGTTAATGGTTAGAGACTGATATATATAAGTCTGTGCCTCTGCACTTGGGTTCGGTAGCTGTCTCTTATCGCTTTCACTTCttttaaattatcatatttatttattttttaaaaaatcgaaaaaacgaATATGTGAAAGCAAGCGCcattagagagagaaaaaaagaaaagaactcTCTGAGCGAAAAACTCTGAaactctcctcctctctctacTTTCTCGCTAATCTTATTAGTCGTTCTCTTCTCAATTCGTCGCCTTTGTATGATCCATGGAGGGTGACTATGAAGGATTCTCCATCAGGTGAGTGTTTGCTATTTTTTGTTTACTATTTAGACactgttttgattttaatttgtttttgttgatACGACAGAGAGTACACGCGTAATGTTAGGAGTGTTGATATCCGGAAATGCTGTCCCTTCCCCGGTGAGTTCACCGGAGATTTTGCTCAGTCACTGCTTCCTCCGTTAACTGTGGCCAAGTTCCGTTGGTGGTCTCATGAGCTCCCTCGTTGCTAACGAAATCTCCGGTTGATCCCAAACCAGCTTTTCGGCCAATGCAGAGTCTAAACCCTGTAAGAAACGCTTCATCCGTGAAACGACGACGAATGATCTTATCTTTCATAAGAAGATTAAAACCAAGAAGCTTGAGGATTACAAGAAGGTTCATTTTTTATCCAAAAACATTCGATAAATTAAGTATTAGGCTCTATATTCAGTTttcaaaatcttaaaacatGTTATGATTTATGTCGATTTTGTACCACCGGTCTAGCTAAGTGAACTGTTTTAGATGTTGTTGTTGCCTTTGTAGTGAAGGATAACCTTAAGCGTCTACAGTGTTATGTTGGCTTTGTAGTTTAAGCTCATAATCATTTGAAAGCTAAACAAAAATCATTTGAAAGCCTTCTTGTAGACTAACACTTAGGGACTTGTGACGCAATTTACTTTCAGGTTTATAACTGCGAAGAGCAAGCTCGAGAAAAAGCTGAAGATGATGGGGAATGTAGTCTTGGGATCAAAGAAAGACCGGGTGTTATGTCTCCTAGTATGAACAAGGCTGGAGTGCGATGTTTCTCTTCTTATACAGAGGAACAACTGTTTCCAGATTCTCCCAGATCAGTCAGTCAAGATTGTGATTCTGAGGTACAAATTCCTGGAACTTTGAAGGTGGCTAAAAGGAAAGATTGCTCGGTGAGAAGTCTTGATAACTCGAATATTGATGCTTCTCAGTGGGAGAGGCAAGTCATATTCTCTTTACAACTCTGCTGCTCGCAAATGAATCGGTTAAGTCTATGTTCTACCGAGGATCAGTCACCTAAGGCTATGATAGAATCCATGCAACCAAACAAGCTTCAGCCTGTGGTTTCTGGGAGAAGGTTAAGTCATGCTCGAGCAAAATCTGGCATGTCTTGTTTTCCTGGACCACATCTCACACTGGAAAGAATTAAGCATGCATTGGATTTGGAGAGAAAGAGGCATATGTCTCAACCTAACCAATCATATATCTCTACTTCGAGTGAGATCCAGTACAGAagttattcttcttcttccttgtctcAACCTGCATCAGTTGATATGCATCGCCAGACGTTGCTGAACCAATCACCTTCTGATCCACTTCTTGTAGAAGAGGCCATCTTAGAATTACCTCTTAAACAAGGTGAATTAATAGAAGCAAACGGTTCCTCTAGATATGTTTTACCGAGTAATTTAGTGGACTTATCCAGTGGAAGGAAACAGTCAGCTGAGCCAGCACTTGCCAGAGATGTAGGAAGGTTCACTGTGCATAGTGAGAAACACCATATGTACTTTCCAGCTAGGCTAGGCCTTGATGAGACCTTCACCGATAATGCGTTTTTCATTTCAGACACTAGTAATGACGGAGAGTGTGGCCACACAATCAATATGGTTGCAACGCCTGATGGTTTGTGTTTACATGACACTCAGTCAACAATGCGGCTGATGGGTAAGGATGTTTCTGTTAAAACAGGTTACTCGGATATGGTTAGAAGGAGGGAGAGGATCATGTCATCAGATGCTTCTATAGATTACTCCTTTCTGGAGAGCTATGCTCAACAGAGCTGGTTATGGCGAACCACAACACTTGGAGAAAATCATACAATCACATCACTAGATAAGTCTTGGAACACAACTTTGTTGTGTGATATTTCAAAGGATACGCCCTTCACTATGTTTTCTGAACCACCCCAAGTTAGAACATACGTTGTCCCTGATTCAGAATTGCCTCCCAGAATCTTGTATCCATTGACTGATAAAGATCTCTACTTCCATGAATCTGGTTTAAGACACCAACTAAACAGTGTCACATTCAGCCAGCAACAACTACCTTCTCCCTATAATCCCGAGATTGCCGGTCTGCCTTCTGCTTACAGAAATGTCGGTGTTGGTTGTCACTTACCTGATGCTGGAGGACCAGCTCTCGGTTTGTCTTTTACTTCTACTATGCAGTCTCAGCTTCATTTGCCACATAGTTCCTTTGAGAACTCTCGTTTGGATATGTCTTCCATCAATCATCCCGCTGAGCTCAACTAGTGTCCTTGTATGAGCCTACTCAACTTATGACTTTAACGTTGgaaaagctccacttgtgtctGGTTTGGATATGTAGATAGGCTAGTCTACATTGATTTTGATTGTTTTACTACAACAATCAATCCGTTGATCGAAACACAATAGGTTTTGAATTTGATTACTTTTTAGAGTTAGAAGTTGTAACTTGTAATCAGTAGTTATCAGTTTCTTTCACCAAGGCTTAGTGATTTTAAACTTGCAACTAATATAGAGATTAATATTCTTTCCTTTCAAATTTGTCTTTTTGAGATTTCACatatagtaaaaaatattttaaattgattttaaatatattatttttgagaTTTAATATATCTCACAacttttaaccaatcaaaattcactaaacataattaatttttatttttttacaatttattattattatctaataaaaatgtactgaaaatagaaaatatatttttaaaacaactttttgaaaaatatttataattttggaaCGGAGATAATACTAGAGATATTAGCTGGTGGAAGTAACCATATTTTTTTCCAGCAAAGACCAAGCAAAACATGTACCCTTCCAACTGTTTGAAATGACATGGCACAgtttaagatatattttaaccaaacaactatagtttttcttttatataatagtaaATGCAATTAGTAGTCACAAGAAAGTGACGGAGGTATGAAGCAAAAAAGAGTTTCTATTTGTAAAAGAAATAGCTAATGTGAACTGTGTAAAGGTTTGTGGTTAATTTCTTGTTCCCTCATTAAGTTGTCGTCtcatcatttcttttcttcttatttagttttcattttctaTATCCCTCCCCAAATGTCATTGGTTTAAATATGTCTATCTGCCACAATCCATGTCAACATTGGACCAGTGAGATCTCCCACACAAAAAGCACCCAAAGAAAAATAGGTTAGTaaaatacttttctttttgtttggttaagTTTATTACCATTTTCTGAGTTTGAGACAGAAGAACAGAGACATACAAGGAACATATTCGCAATATGAAACTAAGGAACCAACAACAAGTTAAGATAGTGAAATATTAAAACGCCAATCAGACCTTCATCTCCTCGACCAACTACGGAAGCGCCGCCCAAACTGAAGGGAGAGAAAGCAAGATAAATCTTGTAGCCGTTGAGGGGCTAAATTTCCTTCCCCTACAAGCAAGCATTTCTTTCATATCTTTTATCATACTTTTTAATGGGTTTTGAGTTTTCACATAATTCATGAAGGAAATGGAGTTGCAGCACAATAACATGTACCTACGAGCTAAGGTTAGTCACGTCTTCATCGTCTAACCTAGATATCGAACGTGTACCACAATGGGgaactttgatttttcatttgttttgcaGATAGCACAAGGCGCGAGATTGAATCCGGAACAGCAGGGTTCGAGTGTGATACAAGGAACGGCGGTTTATGAGTCCGGTCTGTCATCTTCTCATGATCAGTCCCAGCATTATTACCGGAACTATATTCCGGTTAACCTTCTTGAACCGAATCAAGATTCTCCGGTCAAGACCAACCTTCTCTTCAACTTGTTTAAgcttaattatgatttttgtaaaACTTGTTTTCCCCTTCAAAATGTTTCTCAGAGAGACAGAGACTAAGAGTACATTATATTCTTATTCATAGTTTAAGTtccaataataataataataatacctattacaaaaaatacaaacttacaGGCATctataattaaacaaaaatactaCTTGAGATAAAGAAAAAGCTACATAATCTAGATTACTCTTTTAGTATACGGACATGAGAGAAACATGAGCAGAGGCTGAAGGCTAAAACCTTCTTCCCTCCCTTCTCTCATACAGATttgctgaattttttttaatctttctttCATCAGTtcataattttacattttctaacgAAGATGTTCGATGACTTTACGTATCTATACCAGTAAGATCGTACCTCAGGTTTACTAATCTCTAGCCACGGTTTTGCTGGACCGCTGAAATGTAGAACCGCAGCAGATTTCAGAATCTCTTCAGGGGGTTTAACTGATCGAGATCCTAGTCCAGCTACGTGCCATGATGGGTCCAGAGGCTGAGTGAGTCCTTTGAAAGCAAGTAGAGTCGGTGGTAAGGCTCCTGGTTGCCATAGTTGTAGCCCGGAGCTAACACTCTGCGAGAAAATGGAATCACATTTTTTTAACATAACTATATAGAAAATTATAACTATGttaaagttaaaattataattataagtaattataattaaagttaaaattataataatagtTGTGTTAAAGttaacattaaaattataatcaaatttgTGTAACTGGAGGGTAGTATACTGAAGAAATGAGAATACTCACGAGTCTTAACCATGTGGAGTAAGCTTCTGTGATATTGGTTTGTCTCCAGGCCTTGAGATCAAAGAAATTCATACCAGAAAGCCAAGCGCAGTCATCTTGAAGCAAGTTTGATGAGATCAGAGGATGTGAGAAGTTGAAATAGTCTTTGTATTTTCTTCCCGGGCAACAGTTACTTCCACACCACGAATCAACAACTGCACCAACGACCTTACCGTTGAGATCCGTTTCCCATAAAGAGGAAAGGTCACGCTGTACGACTACATCATCATCCAACAACACTATCTTGTCTAGGTCTGGAAAAAGCTGCATTGTCCAaaaagaatgataaaaatatcaatttattaAAACTCAGAGATGCAGGGCCGAATCTGAGAGTTGAACGGAGAGAAAAGAGACTTTACCTTGGGAATGTAGATGCGAAGATGATTCAGAAGGGCGAGGCAGCTAGGGTTTAAAGCTTGCAAGGACTGCTCATGAGTACCCTCGACGAAACTATAATCAGAATCCTTTAAATTCTGATAGTGACGTCTCCAAATCATGCGGTGAATTTCAAGCATCTCTTTAACTCTGACATTCACTTCTTGAGGCCAATCATACTGATGAAGACCTTTTACTTCAACAACTGGCGACGAAGCAGAGTTGATAGCAAACCAAGCGTGCATAGGGGTGTATGTCTTTTTATCTGTAACGATATGAAAGACAAACTTGTCTGGATTCACAGCGTTTTGCACAGTTGAAGATATGACTACAGAGGCAGCCAGGACATTGTCGGTCAAGATGACGACATGGTGAAAAGATGGATCGGTTAGACGAGAAACGGATTCAGGTGGAGGCAGACGCGTTCGAGCCATTGCGTTTACAGAGTACTCTTCTGTTAACCTGAGGGAAAGGCAATGGAGGCATTTGGGAACACCGTGGGAAGCTAAATGCCAGTACACTAGCTCGTGGTGCTTGGCTGATTGGACTCTACGTTCCATCTGCAACAGCTGAAAATTAAAAGGAACAAATTAAATgtcaaacataaataaagaacCAAACGGAATATTAGTGAAGTTAATAATAACTAGTTGACCCCTGTTTctgatattttgaaaatgttaacTAAGAAAGTGTCTTAAAATTTTGTGGACCAATAAAATGCCATATTCGTTTGACTTAACCGGCCGAATGTGGCCATCATATATGCAAGAAAGATAGATTCGTAGTTAAGTTCTGACATCTGGGAGTGTGGGAGCAGATGGCCCTGCTGTACGGTATAATTCTTAGGATTagtaaaagtatatttattatGATAAGGATATTTTCCtaaaaggaaagagaaaaatCGGGGTTTGAAGCTATTATAAGTAACTTCAAAGTTAATTCATGTTTGTTGCTTATTGACAACAGGAAACACTCCACTTAACTTAGTGAGAGACATTACAttccaaaacaattttttttcaggTTAATCCATGAGATTTTCAGGCTAGTTGATAGAGTATATACATACTCTTACTTTCTACCAAAGTTGACACTACAGTAATGGCCAGAAACCTTTTTTAAGAAACTGAAGTTAGAAAGAGTTACCATCTTCTTAGTCACGGAAGCAAACGCCTTTATATCACGGCGTTTTAGCGTCATCTCCCTGACAAGTTCGTCAAATGACTCCAATGAGCCCTTCTGTCCTCGTCCATTACCATCCTGACTTGTCTCTTCTACTAGCGCCCGTGTCAACTCCTCCCTAATTTTCTGAAAAGAGGCACATACACGCACTTTCTTGCCATGAGTTGTTACTAAGTTAAAAGCTGTCATAGTGTCTTTACTTCAACTCATGacacaaaacaacaaaactgCTTAAACGTGAACAGTGCAATGGAAAGCCTTATTTTTTTAAGTCTATTATCTATTGGAATTATCCGTATGTCTTGTTTCTCTTTGTTCCTGTTCATTGCTACGTATGAAAGAAAAGGAACCAAGTGGCTACGGATTTTCTCGTGGCAGCAAAATCTGCCACGTCTAGACTTGATGTTTACTACTATTGGTTTTGGCATCTATAGTAATCCACAGAGTCTACTAATATTTGTTTTCCCTTCGCTAAAAGTAATTAGCTTCCGCAGTGAAGCTTCTAATTACACACTCACTCTCTAGGGCATATGCTTATGTtcaaataaagtaaaataaaaggtaaatAGATGATAAGAAACCACTTTGTGGGTTCGTTTCCGACAAATTCCACATGTTGATATCAGATCAAGTTCTGTTCCAcagaagaaaataacaaaaagaatttatcaaaacaattctATATTTACAGAAGTGTCTTATTTTAAATCATACGCTAAAAGTCATTGCATGGATAGAAACATAGAGCAAATCACAATTCAACAAAATCAAGTTCACCCTAAGACTACTATTATTTCATCTCTCTTCTGTTTCTAGACAGTGACATGAAATGAGCACGGTTTCAACAATTTCACCCCCACCAAGTCCACAAGAGGGAAGAAGACTCGCTCACACCTCTCACTATACGACACCAGCAACACTAACGTAATACAGCTGGAAAGTACTTATACAGTCATTATCTTTACCCCTTTCAATAGCAGCACCATGTCAagtgttgaatttttttctctctctttttcccaTCGATGATGTAAAAGTTAATGATTAAAAAGCTTAACTTAAGCACGATAATATAATCATTATATGAGAATGGAAATATCTTAACGTTTAAGTACCTACCTAACTGTGTATATAACTATATACTATATACGTTGCCGACAATAAAAGTCATTACACAAATTAAGAATGTTATTGAAATAAGTGGAGTAATACGAAAGGCTTACGAGAGATGTGTCGCCCCCACGGAAAAGTCTCAGTCCCATGCAATCTGAGAATATACAGAgtcaaaatagtaatattaaatttacaaaTCATACGAAAATTAATACAACGCATATCACCGCATTCAATACAAAGTTAATCCGAATTGAATCCGATCATTTATTGAATTCACATTTTGCAGCATCTCCCCTCACCAGATAGAttatatatttccaaattcattaatatttaaaattaatagtaaACAATTAAGTCAAAGAGAGTTTACCAAAGGGAGAGTCGCATACGGAGGCGGATTCGAGGACGAGAAACGCGAACCTGACGAACGTAAAAGGGAGCACGATCGCGAGCATCAGCAGCAACAGTATCAACGTGCGACCAGAGAACCTCCGTGCCGCTACCGTCGCGCATCCTCCGCCTCCTTTACCAATTGCTCCGCCGGGACTCGATATGGTGACTCTCTTGATCCCCGCAGCAGATATGTAAAACTTCATTTCTCCACTTCCATCAATACGAAACAGTAAAGAGACGACTGactctctatatttttttcttctccagATCTCCCACTCTCGATGGATTGAACGAGTCGAGGAATAGGAAGAGGAAGTGCGAGAGCGAGAGCGAGGTTGGTGTTGATCTGTTTAGTACGACGGGAAAATTCAAAAAAGGAATTTGTGAAAGAAGAAGCCAAGGGAAGGGGACATTGTAAATCAAATGAATACAAAAACTATTTAATTACACTTCACCTGTTTTATTCCATCATAGTCACGAGTTCgtcataataaaatttatttatacaaaaatatatatttataatttaagagaaaataataaaataaaatataagaaaagcCAAAACCAATGCCGCGTTTAACTCCGCGGGAATTTAGCACATATACAAAAATGTTTTGTGTATGTATAGATTAGTAAATTAATTCGCAGTTAACAGGGTAAGAAGGATAGTTAAGTACAACGAATTATGGgaactttataataaataactaaattaaatactTACTGATGTCGATTTACAGTGTCCTGCTCCTTAagtaatttttgtattttgcgGAGGCACACCGACACATAGCAGAGGGGAGGGTTCCAGTGTTGGAGCCCACATGGAATTAATGGTGCGCTATTCCTGGAGATCACCGTCCTTTAATTCCTCtctctatctattgttatgggGGCAATGGAGTTAGTAGTTAACCAAGTTTTGAGATTTAACTATAATTAATTAATGGACCACTTCAACTAACTTATTTGTCCAATGTTATTTAAAAGACATTTAACCATAGAATTTGTGTAGCACTCATACAACTTGAGTGATTTTATCGTGCTATATATTGTGTTTTTGCGTAGGTGTGAATTGTCAGTCATTAATTTTTCACCTAACATTTATTGTGTGTTTTGTTCATGATTTGAATGGTTGTAGATGAACAAGGCATCATATCAAACCAACAATGTTATACGGGAGGTAAAGGTGAACACAACTGATGATAAACCATGCATGTGAAATTCGTAATATAATAccatataatagtatataaactTCTCCTATCTTTTGATGTTTCTCGATATGTAAAATTGTACATTCCGTAAACTATACAGTGTTGACCCGAATGGATAAGAAATTTCATGAGAAATAATAGATATCGTATATGATCAGAAGTGTCAGCTATACTGGATAAGATTAAATCATATAAGATGTTTCAATATTGAAAGTGGTAcagattaattattttgaagACAACATGCGGTTTGTCGTTTCTGCATGTATCGGTAGTGCATTGCCAATGTTCCTACACAAGTTGATGCCTTTGGAAATAGTTACATCGAATTTATCCATCCATGCAATAATGAGAGTTTCCAAAACATTacctgaatttttttcttttgataaagtATACAATCTTATTTCCCTTATTTAAATGCAAGAGAGTGCAAATGTTACAGCCATAATCATAGTGGGCTAAAAAGCTAATACACATTATAGAACCCAGCCTGAATCATAGAGCAGCCATAATCAATTAAACATTATGAAATCCGACCTAAATCACAGAGAAGCACCTATACATTGTAGAACCCATTTTGTAGCATAGAGTAGCTCAatataacattataaattaGCCCAGCAACATGAATCATAGAGAAGCTCATACACATTATAGAACCCAGACTGAAACATAGAGTAGCCCATACACATTTACAACTCGCGCTCCTCTACTGGTTTCCTTAGCTTTCAAAATACCTTCCACCTAGAAGTTCCATTCACAATGTTTAAGAGCGCAACACCTTTCATACTGAAAAGATGGCCAGACTTTTGTTCTATCAACTGTACCAACAAACACAGGATCTTCAAAGCCAAAGACAACTTGATTAAGCCTATGTTGAACCATGCTTTCCATTGCCCAACTTATAGCATGAAGCTTCGCTACTCTTTGGTTTAGATTCCCTGACAACCCATGAGAACAGTGGCGAATCTACAGGATACAGGGAGGGGGCAGCTGCCCCTACAAAacttacaaataaatttatgtatataaaaaatgttaaagatCATTCCAGCTTATGTGGTTAAAACCTTCATTTTGCCTCCATTGGTCTTTTCTTCGAACCTCCATCTAACTTCCATCTGACCCCTTTAGCGTGTTCTTTTACTTTATCAGAGCATTTCCAACCAATAATACTATTTTTGTGTCAAAACCacactattttagtgtaatTTTAGCATTAAAAGAGTTTTTCTCCAGCTACAACACCAAATTTCACactaaaagttattttataatattatatgtttttatctttttatttttcattaatttatttgtaagttttattaataaaacaagtGAATAGTGTTTTAGTGGAGTGAATAGTATTTTAGTGTGATGAATAGTgtcacaccaaatttggtgtgaaATTATAGTGTTACACTAAAATTGTGTAATTTTTGTAGTCATATTAGAGATGGTTTTGATGTAAAAACTACACTGAAATAATGTTTTGCAGTCCCATTGGAGATGGCTTTATAAGttttcttttctgatttttttactGTTCCACGAGTTTATTTCATCTCTCATGTTTTTTTCGTctaattcttttgttttttcttacatagttttttttgtgCAAACATAGTAATTTTTTTCACTCAAACTTTCagtatttttttcttaacaacttattctgttatttttatttcattttatttttagtgaatttatcttatat is part of the Raphanus sativus cultivar WK10039 chromosome 5, ASM80110v3, whole genome shotgun sequence genome and harbors:
- the LOC108858636 gene encoding LOW QUALITY PROTEIN: uncharacterized protein LOC108858636 (The sequence of the model RefSeq protein was modified relative to this genomic sequence to represent the inferred CDS: inserted 1 base in 1 codon) encodes the protein MEGDYEGFSIREYTRNVRSVDIRKCCPFPGEFTGDFAQSLLPPLTVAKFRWWSHELXSLLTKSPVDPKPAFRPMQSLNPVRNASSVKRRRMILSFIRRLKPRSLRITRRITLSVYRTCDAIYFQVYNCEEQAREKAEDDGECSLGIKERPGVMSPSMNKAGVRCFSSYTEEQLFPDSPRSVSQDCDSEVQIPGTLKVAKRKDCSVRSLDNSNIDASQWERQVIFSLQLCCSQMNRLSLCSTEDQSPKAMIESMQPNKLQPVVSGRRLSHARAKSGMSCFPGPHLTLERIKHALDLERKRHMSQPNQSYISTSSEIQYRSYSSSSLSQPASVDMHRQTLLNQSPSDPLLVEEAILELPLKQGELIEANGSSRYVLPSNLVDLSSGRKQSAEPALARDVGRFTVHSEKHHMYFPARLGLDETFTDNAFFISDTSNDGECGHTINMVATPDGLCLHDTQSTMRLMGKDVSVKTGYSDMVRRRERIMSSDASIDYSFLESYAQQSWLWRTTTLGENHTITSLDKSWNTTLLCDISKDTPFTMFSEPPQVRTYVVPDSELPPRILYPLTDKDLYFHESGLRHQLNSVTFSQQQLPSPYNPEIAGLPSAYRNVGVGCHLPDAGGPALGLSFTSTMQSQLHLPHSSFENSRLDMSSINHPAELN
- the LOC108862977 gene encoding probable galacturonosyltransferase 15 encodes the protein MKFYISAAGIKRVTISSPGGAIGKGGGGCATVAARRFSGRTLILLLLMLAIVLPFTFVRFAFLVLESASVCDSPFDCMGLRLFRGGDTSLKIREELTRALVEETSQDGNGRGQKGSLESFDELVREMTLKRRDIKAFASVTKKMLLQMERRVQSAKHHELVYWHLASHGVPKCLHCLSLRLTEEYSVNAMARTRLPPPESVSRLTDPSFHHVVILTDNVLAASVVISSTVQNAVNPDKFVFHIVTDKKTYTPMHAWFAINSASSPVVEVKGLHQYDWPQEVNVRVKEMLEIHRMIWRRHYQNLKDSDYSFVEGTHEQSLQALNPSCLALLNHLRIYIPKLFPDLDKIVLLDDDVVVQRDLSSLWETDLNGKVVGAVVDSWCGSNCCPGRKYKDYFNFSHPLISSNLLQDDCAWLSGMNFFDLKAWRQTNITEAYSTWLRLSVSSGLQLWQPGALPPTLLAFKGLTQPLDPSWHVAGLGSRSVKPPEEILKSAAVLHFSGPAKPWLEISKPEVRSYWYRYVKSSNIFVRKCKIMN